DNA from Streptomyces sp. Edi4:
GTCTGCCAGCGTCTGGATCAGGAGCAGGCCCCGGCCCGACTCCGCGTCCTCGGGGGCGACCTGTGCCACCACCGGCAACGGCCTGTCCGCCCTCGTGTCCGTCACCTCGATGCGTAGTACGCCGTCCTCCCGCAGCAGCAGCCCCAACTCGAAGCCCCGGCCCGACACGTACGCGTGCAGCACCGCGTTCGCCGTCAGCTCCGCCACCAAGAGCGCCGCCGTGTCCGACGCCTCGCTCCCGTGCGGCACGCCCCACGCGTCCAACTGGCCCTGCGCCAGTCCCGCCGCCCGCCGCGTCGACGCGAACCGCTTCCTGAACACACGTACGGTAACCGGCAGTTGGGCAGCGCCGGGTTCTGTTTCGAGGTGCATGGCGCCAGCGTGGCCCGCCCGCGACCCCCTCCGCCACCCATCCCCTGTGTACGCTCCGCGAGCGTACGCGCACGTCCTGTAGACGGTACGCACGTCCATCCGTAACGCTGGGTGAGTTGCGAACGCGGGGCGAACTGTTCACCGAGAGGCGGCCGCCGATGGCACGTGCGCGCGAGAAGTCCCCGGGACAAGGGCGAGACGGGGAGCCCGGTCCCTCCGACAGTCTGAAGACCTTCGGGGCGGTCGTCCAGGCCCTGCGCGAACACGCCGGCCTCAGCCGCGCCCAGTTCGCCGTCCTGGTCGGTTACTCCAAACACACGGTTGCGTCGGTGGAGTTGGGGCGCCGTATGCCCGACCCCGACTTCGTCGAGCGGGCGGAGCCTGTGCTGGGTAACACGGGGGCGCTGCGTAATTCTGCTCAGTACCTCAACCGGCAGGACGGGCTGGCTACGTGGTTCCGCAAGTGGGCCCGCCTGGAGAAGTCCGCCATCAGTCTGTACACGTACGAGTCTCGGCTGGTCCCGGGGCTGCTCCAGACGGAAGCGTACGCCCGGATTCTGTTCCGGGAGCAGTTGCCACCCCTCGCTGACGAGCAGATCGAGGCCAAGTTGAAGGCCAGGATGGAGCGGCAGCGGTTGCTCGCCGGACGTCCCAACACCGCGTACAGCTTCATCATCGACGAGTACGTCTTCGCTCGGCGTACCGGTGGCCCGGACGTGACGCGCGAGCTGATCGATTACGTGTTGGAGAGCGTGTCCCCGAGGAACGTGGAGCTTCAAATCCTGCCGATGGACAGGGGAGTTCACGCTGGCCTCGCTGGGCCGATACGACTTGCGGAGGCTCCGTCCAATCGATGGTTCGGCTACTGCGAAGGGCAAGAAAGCGGCCTGTTCGTTTCCGATGCCAAACTGATCAGCACCCTCCATATGCGGTATGCGAAACTGCGGTCACAAGCCCTCACGCCCGAGCAATCGGTGGGGCGACTGGAGCTACTGCGAGGAGCGCCATGAGCAGAACCGAACTGGGCTGGTTCAAGAGCAGCTACAGCAGCGGCTCGGGGGACGACTGCGTCGAAGTCGCCCTCGACTGGCACAAGTCGACGTACAGCAGCGGCGACGGCGACAGCTGCGTAGAGGTCGCCCACTCCTGGCGGAAGGCCAGCTACAGCGGCGACTCCAGCGGCGACTGCGTCGAAGTTGCCGAATGCTGGGGCAAGTCCAGCTACAGCAGCGCCCAGGGCGACAGCTGCGTCGAGGTCGCCGCCTGCCCGCGTGCCATCCACATCCGGGACTCCAAGGACAAGGCCGGGCCCCAGCTCGCACTGAACCCCGCCGCCTGGGGCGAGTTCGTGGCGTACGCCAAGCAAGGGGCGCGGGGCTGACCCGGGTTCGTCAGGCCAGGCCTGCCGCGATCGCGCGGCGTACCGCGTCCGCGCGGTCGCGGATGTCGGCCTTGGCGAACAGGTTGTTGATGTGCGTCTTCACCGTCGCCTCGCTGATGAAGAGCTGCTGGGCGATCGCCCGGTTCGGCAGGCCCTGGCCGATCAGGGCCAGTACTTCGCGTTCGCGCGGGGTGATGTCGCCGGGCAGCGACTGGGACGGGGCCGGGGTGGCAGCGGGGCCCACGCGTGCGGTGGCAAGGAGGCGGGCCTGGACTTCGCGGTCCAGGACCGACTGGCCGGCCGCCGCCGCACGGATCGCCCGGGCGATGTCCTGGCGGCCCGCGTTCTTGGTCAGGTAACCGCGCGCGCCCGCGCTCAACGCGGCCAGGATCGAGTCGTCGTCGGCGAAGGTGGTCAGGACGACCACGGCCACCTCCGGGTGCTCCTCGGTCAGCCGGCGCGTCGCCTCCGTGCCGTCCATCACCGGCATGCGCAGGTCCATGAGGACCACGTCCACCGGGCCTGCGGCGACCGCGGCCAGGACCTCGGTGCCGTCGGCGGCGGCCGCGACGACCTCGATGTCGTCGGACAGGCCGAGGACGGCGGCCAGCGGTTCGCGTACGGCGGCCTGGTCGTCGGCGACGACCACCCTCAACTTGCTTACGTTCCGCGTCGGTTCACTCACCGTGTCGCCCACTCCCTCATGTGCCTGGTCGCTCATCCGGGGATCACCGCCTCGACCTGCCAACCGCCCTCGTGCGGGCCGGTGACGACCGGGCCCGCCGTGATCGTTCCGTTCAGGAGGGCGACGCGTTCCCGCATGCCGATCAGGCCCATTCCGCTGCCGACACCGGCGTTCACCCTACGGGTGGCGGGTCCGTTGCGTACGGCAAGGGTCATGGACGTATCGGCGTACGTCAGCTCCACCTGGACCGGGCCGCCTGGGGCGTGCCGGGCCGCGTTGGTCAGGGCCTCCTGGGCGATGCGCAGGAGGTTCTGGGTGACCCGGGACGGGACGTCGCGTACGGTCCCGGTCACGGTCAGGGCGTCGCGGTGGCCCGAGGAGTCCAGCATCGCGGTCAGGCTCTCCACCAGCGGCAGGGAGTCCTCGCGCAGCGCGTGCACGGTCCACTGGGCCTGCTTCAGGCTCTCCTTGACCATGCTGTGCGCCTTCTGGTTGGCCTCGCGGACCTTCTCCAGATCGCCGGTGTCGATGAGGGCGTCGGCCAGCTCCAGCTGCATGTTGATGCCCGCGAGGGAGTGGGCCAGGACGTCGTGCACGTCGCGGGCTATCCTGCCGCGTTCGCTCAGGACGGCGGCCTGGGCCTCGGCGCGGGCGGCGCGCTCGGCGGACTCGGCCGCCGACAGCGCGGCCACGACCGCGCGGTGGCGGCTGCGGTTGAGCATGCCGATCAGGACGGGGCCGCCGGTGGTGAAGCCGAGTGTCCAGGGCAGCAGGTCGTGGCCGGTGCCGAG
Protein-coding regions in this window:
- a CDS encoding response regulator transcription factor translates to MSEPTRNVSKLRVVVADDQAAVREPLAAVLGLSDDIEVVAAAADGTEVLAAVAAGPVDVVLMDLRMPVMDGTEATRRLTEEHPEVAVVVLTTFADDDSILAALSAGARGYLTKNAGRQDIARAIRAAAAGQSVLDREVQARLLATARVGPAATPAPSQSLPGDITPREREVLALIGQGLPNRAIAQQLFISEATVKTHINNLFAKADIRDRADAVRRAIAAGLA
- a CDS encoding helix-turn-helix transcriptional regulator; this encodes MARAREKSPGQGRDGEPGPSDSLKTFGAVVQALREHAGLSRAQFAVLVGYSKHTVASVELGRRMPDPDFVERAEPVLGNTGALRNSAQYLNRQDGLATWFRKWARLEKSAISLYTYESRLVPGLLQTEAYARILFREQLPPLADEQIEAKLKARMERQRLLAGRPNTAYSFIIDEYVFARRTGGPDVTRELIDYVLESVSPRNVELQILPMDRGVHAGLAGPIRLAEAPSNRWFGYCEGQESGLFVSDAKLISTLHMRYAKLRSQALTPEQSVGRLELLRGAP
- a CDS encoding histidine kinase, producing the protein MPGQDPRTQWIPTIFLVASALWTVEPQGLSGRGLACTVLIVVNSLVLATRHVPEDRIPPRLTVAWLTFGVLAAAALIGVSTGGASYLFAYFIVGHIGFRLEPRTALTLAGLCAVLCTVVLYFRLGTGHDLLPWTLGFTTGGPVLIGMLNRSRHRAVVAALSAAESAERAARAEAQAAVLSERGRIARDVHDVLAHSLAGINMQLELADALIDTGDLEKVREANQKAHSMVKESLKQAQWTVHALREDSLPLVESLTAMLDSSGHRDALTVTGTVRDVPSRVTQNLLRIAQEALTNAARHAPGGPVQVELTYADTSMTLAVRNGPATRRVNAGVGSGMGLIGMRERVALLNGTITAGPVVTGPHEGGWQVEAVIPG
- a CDS encoding ATP-binding protein, translating into MHLETEPGAAQLPVTVRVFRKRFASTRRAAGLAQGQLDAWGVPHGSEASDTAALLVAELTANAVLHAYVSGRGFELGLLLREDGVLRIEVTDTRADRPLPVVAQVAPEDAESGRGLLLIQTLADHWGTTEGPPPQKTVWAQLAMLSTAGSDCRPTRPQVGTHPRQ
- a CDS encoding DUF397 domain-containing protein: MSRTELGWFKSSYSSGSGDDCVEVALDWHKSTYSSGDGDSCVEVAHSWRKASYSGDSSGDCVEVAECWGKSSYSSAQGDSCVEVAACPRAIHIRDSKDKAGPQLALNPAAWGEFVAYAKQGARG